The region AGGACCTCCACCCACGCGCGGGAGCCCAGCGACACGACTGCCGCGCCGTCCAGGGGTGAGGGGTCGTCCAGCCACGCGTCGTCCACGATCAGCACATCCGGCTCGTGGCCGTCCTGCGCGGTCAGGAACCCCGCGCCGCGCAGGATCGCCGCCACGCCCGCCGCGAGGACCGCCGAACCCAGCGTGACGAGCACGGTGGGCCGGGCAGGTGCGGCGGTCATGCCTGATCGTACCGGGACGGGCGCGCGGGTCGTCACGGTCAGCGTTCACCCACCGTGACGCTCATGTCCTGCTCCTCGCCGCCACGCAGGACGCGCAGGGTCACCGTCTCGCCCGCGCGGGAACGGATGCGCGACAGGAGTTCCGCCGGGTGCGTGAAGCCCTCGCCGTCCAGCGCCAGCAGCACGTCCCCCACCCGGAAGCCCGCCGCCTGACCGGGACTGCCCGCCTCGACCTGCACGACCGTCAGGCCCACCCGTCCGCCCGCGAAGCGCTCGCGGAAGCGGCGGAGTTTCTCCAGCCGGGCCTCGTCCATCCCGCCCCTATCCTGGCCTCCACGTTCAGGGCGACCCTCCCGCGCCCACGGACCGCGCGGGCGACCGTGCCCACCATGATCCGGCCCACGTCCGGGACCGCGACGGCCCCCCCAGGGGGCACCCTCACCCCGGAAGCGGTCCCCCCACGGGCCGCCACCGAACGGCCCACGTGCGAACGGTCCGCCGGGGAAGGCGTCCTCATCCACCTCGTCCGGCGTCGCGGCGGCCGGGAAGAGCACGGGCTGCGTCGCCAGGCCCAGGTACCCGCGCGGCACGCGGCCCTCGCGGGACAGCAGGTCCGCCACCCGCGCCGCCCGTGCGGCCGGAACGGCCAGCAGCTGCCCGCGCCGCACGCCCGCGTTCAGCACGCCCACGAGTTCCCCCTGCGCGTTCACGAGCGCGCCGCCACTCACGCCGGGGAACGGCTGGGCCCCCGCGTGCAGCCAGCCGTCCCGCGCCCGGCCCGGATTCAGGCCCAGGCTGGCCTGCACGCCCCCGGGCGGTCGGCCCACCGCGAGCAGCAGCTCACCGGCGCGGCCCGCCTCTCCGGT is a window of Deinococcus grandis DNA encoding:
- a CDS encoding S1C family serine protease, coding for MTNLSDLSTAMADAVELAARSVVTVRAARPVSGTVVGDGLVLTPAHLLHADEVPVVTPDRQTLTGVVVGRDPGSDLALLRVDGLNVPPLTTGEAGRAGELLLAVGRPPGGVQASLGLNPGRARDGWLHAGAQPFPGVSGGALVNAQGELVGVLNAGVRRGQLLAVPAARAARVADLLSREGRVPRGYLGLATQPVLFPAAATPDEVDEDAFPGGPFARGPFGGGPWGDRFRGEGAPWGGRRGPGRGPDHGGHGRPRGPWAREGRPERGGQDRGGMDEARLEKLRRFRERFAGGRVGLTVVQVEAGSPGQAAGFRVGDVLLALDGEGFTHPAELLSRIRSRAGETVTLRVLRGGEEQDMSVTVGER